A genomic region of Elaeis guineensis isolate ETL-2024a chromosome 9, EG11, whole genome shotgun sequence contains the following coding sequences:
- the LOC105051290 gene encoding uncharacterized protein gives MDWKQMILTDAGIEWDQAAHVYESIIACEDETFQVKATLELARLSKDAPEPVLAGLVPILVDLLGGSHFMIQAAAAYALCCLACRADANLCPRIGQFGAIPLILRLLPESNDCIRRTLLKCLSAIVAFDSPNRVILARNGGLEIILDLLATCTDYMKRYLLEILSALAMLREVRRVIINLGGLPFLLEAVSSGKLSSRTRAAQGIGLLGVARRVRHMLVDLGAIPALIQLLRDGDASSKLIAGNALGIISSHFDYLRPVVQAGAIPLYVELLKGPEPLGKEIAEDVFCVLAVAEENAVLILEELVRILRGNEEQVKSAAVDVLWDLSGYKHSISVVRQSGAISLLIELLQNGNGDLREKAAGTIAQLSYEGVNREAMVEAGAIPVLIDLLRCDSEELREYAGETLINFAEDPLYHERVSGAFEIPSFLAIQDRLSRIRASDEHTVRSLRLMSTEHFISDPELI, from the coding sequence ATGGATTGGAAGCAGATGATCCTAACTGATGCAGGTATTGAGTGGGATCAAGCAGCCCATGTTTATGAGAGTATAATTGCCTGCGAGGACGAGACTTTCCAGGTGAAAGCCACTCTTGAGCTCGCCCGTCTCTCAAAAGATGCACCAGAGCCTGTCTTGGCAGGCCTTGTTCCGATTCTTGTCGACCTCCTTGGTGGCTCGCACTTTATGATTCAAGCTGCTGCTGCTTATGCTTTGTGCTGCCTTGCTTGCAGGGCTGATGCTAACTTGTGCCCTAGGATTGGCCAATTTGGGGCAATCCCGCTAATTCTAAGATTGCTACCTGAGTCAAATGATTGCATTCGGAGGACATTGCTTAAATGCCTTAGTGCCATTGTTGCTTTTGACAGCCCCAATCGGGTAATTCTGGCAAGAAATGGagggttagaaatcattttgGATTTGCTTGCTACCTGCACTGATTATATGAAGCGGTACTTGTTGGAGATTCTCAGTGCATTGGCAATGTTGAGAGAGGTGAGGAGGGTTATTATAAACCTTGGTGGACTTCCCTTCCTCCTTGAAGCTGTATCATCTGGTAAATTGTCCTCAAGAACCCGAGCTGCTCAGGGCATTGGGTTGCTTGGGGTTGCTAGAAGAGTTCGGCATATGCTTGTAGACTTGGGGGCTATTCCAGCACTTATTCAATTACTACGTGATGGTGATGCATCGAGCAAACTAATTGCTGGTAATGCTCTCGGTATTATCTCATCTCACTTTGACTATCTTAGGCCGGTAGTTCAAGCTGGTGCTATACCTTTGTATGTGGAGCTGCTCAAAGGACCTGAGCCCCTTGGGAAAGAAATTGCCGAGGATGTCTTTTGTGTACTGGCTGTGGCAGAGGAAAATGCTGTGTTGATTTTGGAAGAGCTGGTGAGGATTCTTCGGGGCAATGAAGAACAAGTAAAATCTGCAGCTGTAGATGTCTTGTGGGATCTTTCAGGGTACAAACATTCCATTTCAGTTGTGCGACAATCAGGTGCTATTTCACTTCTAATTGAACTTTTACAAAATGGGAATGGTGACCTTAGGGAGAAAGCTGCAGGAACCATTGCACAATTAAGTTATGAAGGAGTGAACAGGGAAGCTATGGTGGAAGCTGGTGCTATACCAGTCCTGATTGATCTGTTGAGATGTGATTCAGAGGAACTGAGGGAATATGCTGGGGAAACTCTGATTAATTTTGCAGAAGACCCGCTGTACCATGAGAGAGTTTCTGGTGCTTTTGAAATCCCATCATTCCTGGCCATACAAGATAGGTTAAGCAGAATCCGTGCTTCTGATGAGCACACGGTTAGGTCTTTGAGATTGATGAGCACTGAACATTTCATATCGGACCCGGAACTAATCTGA
- the LOC140851729 gene encoding NAC domain-containing protein 102-like → MANREFEWFFFTSTTRKHPGASETSRASRRAGLGRWKATRGVRTVLDSENNAIGSKQSFCYMEQNSKGGEEKTVWLMEEFSIQNLRRRGSADVMSDSNKLDDWVICKIYLTPKARKGCAEIKPVVGATLEPAAKRRRIEPECMMVPPGFIFQPTDEELLDFFLKEKLLHQPLPCDIIKEADVYGNHPSNLASKCVCVKINTHDPFFFLFCSILAVIKVADSASSSWIPFFSSICHGK, encoded by the exons ATGGCAAACAGGGAATTTGAGTGGTTCTTCTTCACTTCTACCACTCGGAAGCATCCTGGTGCAAGCGAAACCAGCCGCGCATCTCGGCGCGCCGGCCTGGGAAGATGGAAGGCCACCAGAGGTGTCAGGACGGTCCTGGATTCCGAGAATAACGCCATCGGGTCAAAGCAGAGTTTCTGTTACATGGAACAGAACTCGAAGGGTGGAGAGGAGAAGACGGTGTGGCTGATGGAGGAGTTCTCCATACAGAATCTTAGAAGGAGAGGGAGTGCTGATGTGATGAGCGACAGCAATAAG CTGGATGACTGGGTTATCTGCAAGATTTACTTGACTCCAAAAGCTCGCAAGGGTTGCGCTGAAATAAAACCAGTTGTTGGTGCTACATTGGAGCCCGCAGCAAAAAGAAGAAGGATAGAG CCCGAATGCATGATGGTCCCACCTGGATTTATTTTCCAGCCAACTGATGAGGAGCTCTTGGATTTCTTCCTCAAGGAGAAGCTCCTCCATCAGCCGCTTCCATGCGACATAATCAAAGAAGCTGATGTCTATGGAAACCACCCCAGCAACCTTGCAAGTAAGTGTGTGTGTGTAAAGATCAACACCCATGatcccttctttttcttattctgtTCTATATTGGCTGTGATTAAGGTTGCTGACTCAGCATCCTCTTCTTGGATTCCTTTCTTTAGCTCAATTTGCCATGGCAAATAG